A region of Siniperca chuatsi isolate FFG_IHB_CAS linkage group LG23, ASM2008510v1, whole genome shotgun sequence DNA encodes the following proteins:
- the LOC122870947 gene encoding leukocyte surface antigen CD53-like — MGQLVNPCLKRVFTIFNIFFAFIGGVIIALALLSQFMTSFDGGDSLEGRTSGLTIFYVVGSITMVIAILGAYGAHKESRVCLSVFLMCMVVGCSLMLRTGIPAASARPKLEGFLENKFREFLPLDKATDDVKAIADNVQTQLHCCGLFSYKDWEGNIPNSCLCTQDVETDGKCQTIKYLEYFTTQSKSIYVKTCFPIISHYALLMADIVIGVILTLAILALLGMILSSVMIHQIRYSNRPTVLLSVPAIFTTVSPKYQELHNPPKYQEMHNPPQYQEMHNPPKYQELHNTPAC, encoded by the exons ATGGGTCAACTGGTCAACCCCTGCCTCAAGCGCGTCTTCACCATCTTCAACATCTTCTTCGCG ttcattGGCGGAGTCATCATCGCACTCGCTCTGCTGTCTCAGTTCATGACCAGCTTTGATGGAGGAGACAGC CTGGAAGGTCGGACCTCCGGCCTCACCATCTTCTACGTCGTGGGCTCCATCACCATGGTGATCGCCATCCTGGGAGCCTATGGGGCCCACAAGGAGAGCAGAGTGTGCCTGAGCGTG TTCCTGATGTGTATGGTTGTCGGATGCTCGCTGATGCTCAGAACTGGGATCCCCGCTGCCTCCGCCCGCCCCAAG ctGGAGGGCTTTTTGGAGAATAAGTTCCGTGAGTTTCTGCCTCTGGACAAAGCTACAGACGACGTGAAGGCCATTGCTGACAACGTGCAGACACAG CTGCACTGCTGTGGCCTGTTCAGTTACAAGGACTGGGAGGGGAACATCCCCAACTCCTGCCTGTGCACCCAGGATGTGGAGACGGACGGCAAGTGTCAGACCATCAAATACCTCGAGTATTTCACGACGCAGAGCAAGTCCATCTACGTCAAG ACCTGCTTCCCCATCATCTCCCACTACGCCCTGCTGATGGCTGACATCGTCATCGGTGTCATCTTGACTCTGGCTATACTGGCG CTGCTGGGCATGATTCTGTCCTCCGTCATGATCCACCAGATACGTTACTCCAACAGACCCACCGTCCTGCTGTCGGTCCCCGCCATCTTCACCACAGTTTCTCCCAAATACCAGGAGCTGCACAACCCTCCCAAATACCAGGAGATGCACAACCCTCCCCAATATCAGGAGATGCACAACCCTCCCAAATACCAGGAGCTGCACAACACTCCCGCTTGCTAG